DNA from Lactobacillus sp. ESL0791:
TGCGGCTGACACTGGTACGAAAATCTCCGGTTAGTTTGGCGGTTAGGTTTCCGGAAAAACTGTCTTCAAGAGCCAGCAAATGATCGACATTAATGATTGCATGTTTGGAAATTTGTAAAAATTGTTCTGCGGGTAATTTACGGCCAAAGTTTGCCAATGTGTCTTTAGCATGAAAAATTCCGTTGGTCGTGTAAATTAGTAGTGCCGCATTATAAATATCAACGAAAATAATCTCGGCAGTTTTGACCATCAAAATCCGCTCGCTTGTTTTAATAGCAACAATGCTGCTTTGCCTACCTTCATTATAATTGTCCAAATAGTGTAAAAGTGCCTCAACCTCCGGGCTTTTTTCGGCAGCCTTGATAACTATAGTTGGTTCATGAGCATCAACTTTTGCATCTTTTTCAAAACTTACATGCACTTTCATCACTCCTATGCTTTTACTTTTTGCAATAAGTAGTCAACTAGTAGTGCGGCAAACAAAATGCTTATGACAACCAAAAATGTTTGCTGCAGCGTTAATAGATGGTTCCATTTTAACCGGATTCCCATTATTTTGGCAAATTCAGCCCGCATGGGTTGAGCAACGGAATTGCCGACTAAAAGTTGGCGGTAAATAGATGCAACATAGGTTCCAGGTGTTAACTTCATTAACAGCTGCGCAAATTTTGGCAGGCTGCCTAGTGGCAGGTATGCACCCACGAGGAACCCGGATGCCGTGCCGATAATCGTGCTGAATTGTCCTAAAGTTGCATTGGTCTTAATAAAGTAAAGAAGAAGATCGTTTAGAAGTACAGCCAAAATTGAGCTTAGAATAATTATCAGGCAAATTTGCAATAAATTATGCCAAGGGAAATTCAGATTATCAGTAAGATGGAAGTAAACCACCATGCTGATTAGCAGAACTAATTGTAGGATAATACCGATGATTGTGCTGCTGATTAAATAGCTGAGGTGAATTTGCCAATTTGAGCGCTTAGTCAAAGTCAAATCGGCCAAGACATTGGTTTCGCGGTCACTGACGAGCACGGCCAAACCACTCAGCGTGGTTGTGATACTGGTAACTGCCAGCGTGCCGCCGATTTGCCAACGATCTAGCAGTTGTTTGGAATTTGGTA
Protein-coding regions in this window:
- a CDS encoding LytTR family DNA-binding domain-containing protein; translation: MHVSFEKDAKVDAHEPTIVIKAAEKSPEVEALLHYLDNYNEGRQSSIVAIKTSERILMVKTAEIIFVDIYNAALLIYTTNGIFHAKDTLANFGRKLPAEQFLQISKHAIINVDHLLALEDSFSGNLTAKLTGDFRTSVSRKYVKDLMNFLGI
- a CDS encoding ABC transporter permease, which codes for MFYLCKRNLLLYFRNHARVFFSLLGALITFVLYVVFLKKTFQTSWQQLPNSKQLLDRWQIGGTLAVTSITTTLSGLAVLVSDRETNVLADLTLTKRSNWQIHLSYLISSTIIGIILQLVLLISMVVYFHLTDNLNFPWHNLLQICLIIILSSILAVLLNDLLLYFIKTNATLGQFSTIIGTASGFLVGAYLPLGSLPKFAQLLMKLTPGTYVASIYRQLLVGNSVAQPMRAEFAKIMGIRLKWNHLLTLQQTFLVVISILFAALLVDYLLQKVKA